Proteins from a genomic interval of Deltaproteobacteria bacterium:
- a CDS encoding efflux RND transporter periplasmic adaptor subunit has product MQIIKTRPSIIALTAAVLLTGLVFASCDRSTEFRPPRAVPEVSTVTVDACMLLLTTELPGRTSAYRTAEIRPQVSGLILKRLFEEGSAIKAGQVLYQIDPAPFQAALDSAEANKTVMLTATEQARAALKASQAEVARLKDALALAKTNNERYEEAFKDNAISAIQRDQAATEVKTTESSLRAAEAQVESSRQAVAAAQAGIQQSEATLKTMRINLGYTKMTAPISGRIGKSSVTEGAIVTAYQPVPLATIQQLDPIYVDVPQSTSELLRLKRRVAEGLLHNEGKNQSKVQLIMEDGSAYPLEGTLQFQDVTVNPSTGSVLLRVVFPNPDGFLLPGMFVRAVIQEGLDEEAILIPQQAVSRDHKGNPYALTVDAQGKVGQRMLTLDRAIDDQWLVASGLNPGDRLIVEGRQRIRPGMAVKTVPFVEKKAGQDTSGNAGAPSGKKSQGGA; this is encoded by the coding sequence ATGCAAATCATCAAAACAAGGCCTTCTATCATTGCCCTGACAGCAGCCGTTCTACTGACCGGGCTGGTGTTCGCAAGCTGTGATCGATCGACGGAATTTAGGCCGCCTCGAGCGGTTCCCGAAGTATCGACGGTCACGGTTGACGCATGCATGCTCCTGCTGACCACCGAACTGCCCGGCCGCACGTCCGCTTACCGTACTGCGGAAATTCGTCCCCAGGTCAGCGGCTTGATTCTAAAACGCCTGTTTGAGGAAGGGTCCGCTATCAAGGCGGGACAGGTGCTTTACCAGATCGACCCCGCCCCTTTTCAGGCCGCTTTGGACAGTGCCGAGGCAAATAAAACGGTGATGCTCACGGCCACCGAACAGGCGCGGGCGGCATTGAAAGCGAGCCAGGCCGAGGTTGCCCGTTTGAAAGATGCCCTGGCCCTAGCGAAAACGAACAATGAGCGCTACGAGGAAGCGTTCAAGGACAATGCCATTTCCGCCATCCAGAGGGACCAGGCCGCCACCGAGGTGAAAACCACGGAATCCTCACTGCGGGCTGCGGAAGCGCAGGTCGAAAGCAGCCGCCAGGCGGTGGCTGCAGCCCAGGCCGGCATTCAGCAGTCCGAAGCGACACTGAAGACCATGAGAATCAATTTGGGATATACAAAGATGACGGCACCCATCTCCGGCCGCATCGGCAAATCCAGCGTAACCGAAGGTGCCATCGTCACGGCCTATCAGCCGGTCCCCCTCGCCACGATCCAGCAGTTGGATCCCATCTATGTGGATGTGCCCCAATCCACCAGCGAGCTTCTGCGGTTGAAGCGTCGCGTTGCCGAAGGCCTGCTGCACAACGAAGGGAAGAATCAGAGCAAGGTCCAACTGATTATGGAAGACGGCTCGGCTTACCCTCTTGAGGGGACCCTGCAGTTTCAGGATGTCACGGTGAACCCGAGCACCGGTTCCGTGCTCTTGCGGGTGGTCTTCCCAAATCCTGACGGATTTCTCCTGCCGGGCATGTTCGTGCGGGCGGTCATCCAGGAGGGACTGGACGAAGAGGCCATCCTGATTCCCCAGCAGGCGGTGTCGAGGGATCACAAGGGAAATCCCTATGCGTTGACGGTGGATGCCCAGGGCAAGGTCGGTCAGCGGATGCTCACCCTCGACCGGGCGATCGACGATCAGTGGCTGGTCGCATCGGGGCTAAATCCCGGTGATCGGCTGATCGTCGAGGGACGGCAGCGGATACGGCCGGGTATGGCGGTTAAAACGGTGCCATTCGTTGAAAAAAAAGCCGGGCAGGATACGAGTGGTAACGCCGGGGCACCGTCTGGAAAGAAAAGTCAAGGAGGCGCCTGA
- a CDS encoding CerR family C-terminal domain-containing protein — protein MAKREDGKETRKRLLNAACEVFAEKGYRNAKVVEICSRAGANVASVNYYFKNKASLYAETWRYTFLQFEDQVFSVSSEGAPMDRLRVFIQTLMQNVIKKGEEGHFIRLYLMELANPTGLVKNDWRELVNPERRKLHDVIRALIGPDADEQDVRFCELSIITQCRALLTIKRNDLEFLLCEKISPDLIRRLTDHIVRFSLAGTKAVGR, from the coding sequence GTGGCGAAACGAGAGGATGGCAAAGAAACCCGGAAAAGACTGTTGAACGCAGCCTGCGAAGTGTTTGCCGAAAAAGGATACCGCAATGCCAAGGTGGTGGAAATCTGCTCCCGGGCCGGGGCCAACGTGGCTTCCGTCAATTACTACTTCAAAAACAAGGCCAGCCTCTATGCCGAAACGTGGCGTTACACCTTTCTACAATTCGAAGACCAGGTTTTTTCGGTTTCAAGCGAGGGGGCGCCCATGGATCGGCTGCGGGTGTTTATCCAAACCCTCATGCAAAACGTTATCAAAAAGGGGGAGGAGGGTCACTTTATTCGCCTGTATCTGATGGAGCTGGCCAACCCAACCGGCCTGGTCAAAAACGACTGGCGTGAGTTGGTCAATCCCGAAAGGCGAAAGTTGCACGACGTCATCCGCGCATTGATCGGCCCCGATGCCGACGAGCAGGACGTGCGTTTCTGCGAATTGAGCATCATCACCCAGTGCCGCGCGCTTTTGACCATCAAACGCAACGATTTGGAATTCCTGCTGTGTGAAAAAATCAGCCCGGATTTGATTCGGCGCCTGACGGACCATATCGTTCGCTTTTCCCTGGCCGGGACCAAGGCGGTCGGCCGCTGA